A window of the Spirochaetaceae bacterium genome harbors these coding sequences:
- a CDS encoding IS5/IS1182 family transposase has translation FRKLKDFRRIFTRYDKLDRMFVGFIQLALIFIALR, from the coding sequence TTTCGTAAACTTAAAGATTTTAGACGAATTTTCACTCGTTATGATAAGCTAGATAGAATGTTTGTTGGTTTTATTCAATTAGCTTTAATCTTTATTGCTTTACGTTAG